One segment of Rhodothermus bifroesti DNA contains the following:
- a CDS encoding Swt1 family HEPN domain-containing protein: MAVTNYERVSKALELLRAGLAGFVEREFQSRYGETAQTKALGFLGEDRSSPKPISQWDAAALLKVMWEGWNEVFRQTLGYAERSLVSELRTWRNKWAHQEAFSTDDAYRVLDSVERLLTAISASQAEELARMKQELLRVRFDEQLRSERRKVGGSLVEAAAAGALKPWREVVTPHPDVASGRYQQAEFAADLWQVYLGEATSEYQDPVEFFRRTYLTENLKRLLVRAVQRLSGTGGDPVVQLQTNFGGGKTHAMIALYHLFSGRPPAELPGVEEVMAEAGVHTLPRVQRVVLVGNRISPGNPTVKPDGTVVRTLWGELAWQLGFAAGGLEEARKAYARIAKDDELATSPGDVLRELFNAYGPCLVLIDEWVAYARQLHDQADLPGGTFDTQFTFAQALTESARAAKNCVVVVSLPASDTPASPHATAEDIEVGGVRGREALDRLRNVIGRVESPWRPATAEESFEIVRRRLFEPMTDPEQFKARDVTARAFADLYRTQKGEFPPECAEAEYERRLQAAYPIHPEVFARLYEDWSTLAKFQRTRGVLRLMAAVIHSLWERGDRNPLILPCTIPMDDSQVQFELTRYLSENWVPVIEKDVDGPSSLPVRLDSEVPNLGKYHACRRVARTIYLGSAPIQRTAHQGIEDRRIRLGCVMPGEAPAVFGDALRRLASEAIHLYQDGTRYWYSTQRTVTKVAEERAAQLEREPEKVAREIERRVREDVRRRPGQFSRVHDFPRTSQDVPDDLDARLVVLGVDHPHTRGQESPALIFAKQVLEWRGSSPRHNRNTLVFLAADQARLQDLEEAVRRYLAWESILQDKEVLDLSPHQVRQAESQKVAADVTVNVRLPETFQWLLVPVQTDPHGEVTWQEIRLQGNEGLAVRASARLVKEELLLIQLAGTRLRMELDKVPLWRGDHVSIQQLIEDFARYIYLPRLKSPAVLVEAVRDGVALLTWEQETFAYADSFDEAAGRYRGLRAGQQVHISAEAPQGLVVKPEAAKRQMEAVGPGAAPASGGERVEGPTVAGLDAGPEPPAPLKLPTRFHGTVSLDAVRTGAEAGRIAQEILTHLVNVPGAQVQVTLEIEVVAPEGIPENVVRTVTENARTLKFKSHGFETA, translated from the coding sequence ATGGCAGTAACCAACTACGAACGCGTGAGCAAAGCCCTGGAACTCCTGCGAGCGGGACTCGCAGGTTTCGTGGAGCGGGAGTTTCAGAGCCGGTATGGGGAAACAGCCCAGACTAAGGCGCTGGGGTTTCTGGGTGAGGACCGTTCTTCCCCCAAGCCGATCTCCCAGTGGGATGCGGCAGCGCTTCTTAAGGTGATGTGGGAAGGATGGAACGAGGTTTTCCGTCAAACCCTGGGGTATGCGGAACGCTCCCTTGTATCCGAGCTAAGAACCTGGCGCAACAAGTGGGCCCACCAAGAGGCATTCAGCACTGACGATGCCTATCGGGTGCTGGACTCCGTAGAGCGCTTGCTGACCGCCATCTCCGCATCTCAGGCCGAAGAGCTGGCGCGAATGAAGCAGGAGCTGTTGCGGGTCCGCTTCGACGAACAGTTACGGTCGGAGCGGCGGAAGGTCGGTGGGTCGCTGGTCGAAGCGGCGGCCGCAGGGGCGCTCAAGCCCTGGAGGGAGGTGGTTACCCCGCACCCCGACGTGGCCAGCGGCCGCTATCAACAGGCAGAGTTCGCTGCGGACCTCTGGCAGGTTTACCTAGGCGAGGCGACCTCGGAGTACCAGGATCCCGTGGAGTTCTTCCGCCGCACCTATCTGACAGAGAACCTGAAACGATTGCTGGTGCGGGCGGTGCAACGCCTGTCGGGCACAGGGGGGGACCCAGTGGTTCAGCTCCAGACCAACTTTGGAGGTGGCAAGACCCATGCGATGATCGCCCTCTACCACCTGTTCAGCGGCCGGCCTCCGGCAGAGCTGCCAGGGGTGGAGGAGGTAATGGCCGAGGCGGGGGTGCACACGCTGCCGAGGGTCCAGCGGGTGGTGCTGGTCGGAAACCGTATCTCGCCGGGGAATCCGACGGTGAAGCCGGACGGGACGGTGGTCCGAACCCTGTGGGGCGAGCTCGCTTGGCAGCTCGGGTTTGCGGCCGGTGGCCTCGAGGAAGCCAGAAAAGCCTATGCCCGAATAGCAAAAGATGACGAGCTTGCCACAAGCCCGGGGGACGTCCTCCGGGAGTTGTTCAACGCGTACGGCCCGTGCTTGGTGCTTATTGACGAGTGGGTGGCCTACGCACGCCAGCTCCATGATCAGGCGGACCTACCCGGAGGGACTTTCGACACGCAGTTCACCTTCGCGCAGGCGCTGACCGAGTCCGCCCGGGCCGCGAAGAACTGCGTGGTCGTGGTCTCCCTTCCAGCCTCGGACACACCTGCGTCGCCCCACGCTACGGCCGAAGACATCGAGGTGGGCGGCGTGCGCGGACGGGAGGCGCTGGATCGGCTGCGCAACGTGATCGGACGCGTCGAGTCCCCGTGGCGGCCGGCCACTGCCGAGGAGAGCTTCGAGATCGTGCGACGGCGCCTGTTCGAGCCCATGACCGACCCCGAGCAGTTCAAGGCGCGGGACGTGACTGCGCGGGCCTTTGCCGACCTCTATCGCACGCAGAAAGGCGAGTTCCCCCCGGAGTGTGCGGAGGCCGAGTACGAGCGTCGGCTGCAGGCGGCGTATCCGATCCACCCCGAGGTGTTCGCCCGTCTGTACGAAGACTGGTCCACCCTGGCGAAGTTTCAGCGCACACGAGGGGTTCTGCGGCTCATGGCCGCAGTGATCCACAGCCTGTGGGAGCGTGGCGATCGGAACCCGCTGATCCTGCCTTGCACCATTCCGATGGACGACTCCCAGGTGCAGTTCGAGCTGACCCGGTACCTGTCGGAGAACTGGGTGCCGGTGATCGAGAAGGACGTGGACGGACCAAGCTCGTTGCCGGTCCGATTGGACTCCGAGGTGCCTAACCTAGGCAAGTACCACGCCTGCCGGCGAGTGGCACGTACTATTTACCTGGGCTCAGCCCCAATTCAGCGGACTGCCCACCAGGGCATCGAAGACCGGCGGATTCGCCTCGGGTGCGTGATGCCGGGGGAGGCACCCGCGGTTTTCGGCGATGCGCTGCGGCGACTGGCAAGCGAGGCGATTCACCTCTATCAGGACGGGACTCGTTACTGGTACTCCACACAACGGACGGTCACAAAGGTTGCGGAGGAGCGCGCAGCCCAGCTCGAGCGGGAACCAGAGAAGGTGGCCCGCGAAATCGAGCGGCGGGTGCGGGAGGACGTACGACGGCGGCCGGGTCAGTTCAGCCGCGTCCACGACTTCCCGCGCACCAGTCAGGATGTGCCCGACGACCTGGACGCCCGGCTCGTCGTCCTTGGGGTTGATCATCCCCACACCAGGGGTCAGGAGAGCCCGGCCCTGATTTTCGCGAAGCAGGTCCTTGAGTGGCGCGGGAGCTCCCCGCGCCACAACCGGAATACGCTGGTCTTTCTGGCAGCGGATCAAGCACGGCTGCAGGACCTGGAGGAGGCCGTCCGGCGCTACCTGGCTTGGGAGTCCATCCTGCAGGACAAGGAAGTTCTCGATCTTTCCCCGCATCAGGTGCGACAGGCCGAGTCGCAGAAGGTGGCTGCCGACGTCACCGTGAACGTGCGACTCCCTGAGACCTTTCAGTGGTTACTGGTGCCGGTCCAGACAGATCCCCATGGCGAAGTCACATGGCAGGAGATCCGTTTGCAGGGTAATGAGGGGCTTGCGGTGCGAGCAAGCGCCAGGCTCGTGAAGGAAGAGCTGCTGTTAATCCAGCTAGCCGGAACGCGGCTTCGGATGGAACTGGACAAGGTTCCGCTGTGGCGTGGAGATCATGTGTCCATCCAGCAACTCATCGAGGACTTCGCTCGCTACATCTACCTACCGCGCCTCAAGAGCCCGGCCGTGCTCGTGGAGGCCGTGCGGGATGGGGTGGCGCTCCTGACCTGGGAGCAGGAGACCTTCGCCTACGCGGATAGCTTCGATGAGGCTGCGGGTCGCTACCGGGGGCTTCGGGCTGGCCAACAAGTGCACATCTCAGCGGAAGCTCCCCAGGGTCTGGTGGTGAAGCCTGAGGCGGCGAAGAGGCAGATGGAAGCAGTTGGGCCCGGCGCGGCGCCTGCTTCTGGAGGCGAAAGGGTGGAGGGGCCCACAGTGGCAGGACTCGATGCTGGGCCGGAGCCACCGGCGCCTCTGAAACTCCCCACCCGCTTCCACGGGACCGTGAGCCTGGACGCCGTGCGGACCGGGGCGGAGGCGGGCAGGATCGCTCAGGAGATCCTCACCCACCTCGTCAACGTCCCTGGGGCGCAGGTCCAGGTGACGCTGGAGATCGAGGTCGTCGCGCCCGAGGGGATTCCGGAAAACGTGGTGCGCACCGTCACCGAAAATGCCAGGACCCTAAAGTTCAAGAGCCACGGGTTTGAAACGGCATAA